One Tamlana carrageenivorans genomic region harbors:
- a CDS encoding T9SS type A sorting domain-containing protein: MKMKILLLVTLIGIISSNNLNAQEVCGTTTPANYQDYSTVNNKSTNDEAICINIYFHIVRETNGSGGINPNQLDNIVNNLNLFYNVFDIYFSNIGFDYINNSNYVQVSESEANALGQINNQSNAINYYIVDALWNTGGGFVTGTALSIPSNRLIIRNDRVLSSTSPHEVGHCLNLLHTFETYYCAEAINGSNCSSCGDLVCDTPADANTGNSGGYSPDLTNIMSYYSNRDHFTDGQSIRMKSAILSNSLLQQVVGTSCLVPEINGQETICNSSGTTYTLSNGGSSVAWNVSSNLIINSQNTTSITVTPISTSTNGAAFIEAILPTQTIRKDIWIGKPNFNVSRVSAQEESCDNKYHYVKFVVSNRQPNETYNFFVVPIPGMTHGWGNNDRYVFQIPKNYSSYLEFSVKGTNSCGWKTVFTEAEIYPCGSYSKTSDNIIIYPNPANEKLEIEFENVPENEQSVIIYDYFSNIIFEKRNKKNKKLSINTGNFKNGLYILQINNEIETITKQFIIQH, translated from the coding sequence ATGAAAATGAAAATTTTACTTTTAGTAACCTTAATTGGAATTATTTCATCAAATAATCTAAACGCACAAGAAGTCTGTGGTACGACAACACCAGCCAATTACCAAGATTATAGCACTGTAAATAACAAATCAACCAATGATGAGGCAATATGTATAAACATTTATTTTCATATTGTAAGGGAAACCAATGGAAGTGGAGGCATCAATCCAAATCAGCTTGATAATATCGTAAATAACTTAAACCTGTTTTATAATGTTTTTGATATTTATTTTTCAAATATTGGATTTGATTATATCAATAACTCCAACTACGTACAAGTAAGTGAAAGCGAGGCAAACGCTTTGGGGCAAATAAACAATCAGTCAAATGCCATTAACTATTACATTGTAGATGCCTTGTGGAATACGGGAGGAGGATTTGTTACAGGTACAGCTTTGTCAATTCCTTCTAACAGATTAATTATTAGAAATGATAGAGTATTAAGCTCTACCTCACCTCATGAGGTTGGACACTGTTTAAACTTATTGCATACTTTTGAAACCTACTATTGTGCAGAAGCAATTAATGGTTCTAATTGCTCTTCTTGTGGAGATTTGGTTTGTGATACTCCTGCCGACGCAAATACAGGAAACTCTGGTGGCTATTCACCCGATTTAACCAACATAATGTCTTATTATTCTAATAGAGACCATTTTACAGACGGACAAAGCATTAGAATGAAGTCAGCAATTTTAAGTAACTCTTTATTACAGCAGGTAGTTGGAACATCATGCTTAGTACCTGAAATTAATGGGCAAGAAACTATCTGTAACAGCTCTGGAACAACTTACACATTATCAAACGGTGGTAGTTCAGTAGCTTGGAATGTTTCTTCTAATCTAATTATAAATTCTCAAAACACAACTTCAATTACAGTAACCCCAATTAGTACATCAACAAATGGAGCGGCATTTATTGAAGCAATTTTACCAACACAAACCATCAGAAAAGATATTTGGATAGGAAAACCTAACTTTAATGTTTCACGAGTAAGTGCACAAGAGGAATCCTGTGATAATAAATATCATTATGTAAAATTTGTTGTTAGTAATCGCCAACCCAATGAAACATACAACTTTTTTGTTGTGCCAATCCCAGGTATGACACATGGTTGGGGAAATAACGATAGATATGTATTCCAAATACCTAAAAACTACTCTAGCTATCTAGAGTTTTCGGTTAAAGGAACTAATAGCTGTGGCTGGAAAACAGTTTTTACTGAAGCAGAGATTTATCCCTGTGGTTCTTACTCAAAAACAAGCGACAACATAATTATTTATCCAAATCCAGCAAATGAAAAATTAGAAATTGAGTTTGAAAATGTTCCTGAAAATGAACAATCTGTAATAATCTATGATTATTTTTCCAATATTATTTTTGAGAAGAGAAATAAGAAAAATAAAAAATTAAGCATCAATACAGGCAACTTTAAAAACGGTTTATACATCTTACAAATAAACAATGAAATCGAAACTATTACTAAACAATTCATTATTCAACATTAA